The Ischnura elegans chromosome 1, ioIscEleg1.1, whole genome shotgun sequence genome contains a region encoding:
- the LOC124160719 gene encoding nuclear pore complex protein DDB_G0274915-like — protein sequence MQHQQQHLHQPQITSQQIPNAQQVSSQPPISSQQQVNTQQQMPNPQQIASQQQIPGQQQITSQQQISGQQQISGQQQISSQQQISGQQQIASQQPLSGQQQIPTQQQMSNQQHISNQQQMNSLQRQQPQINSQQQQMASQQQLNQESTSSSSSSSWGHVNVLQGVQPDSTRSSSGSAERSPIAKSPASAPAPTPPSSVAPPIPVQSSQPSLSSKPYYHPQMSRETTPSVPASSQPPPTSSHPPTPTTSSNSMSVDGNAGYYGSDSQMMLSTPASLYSSSRQQQTPQQPSSYPKQEFVPPDYHHSHSQQHPMPGSHLHPSGIKAEMLGPYGKEPMPASGEMGLSMGYMYGTPGSVDSMTGLPVPSSMDPKGSLYSLGASGGSMHLPKPSDLKSTRGYSPISSAESKIHPYGKLEPSSQQQHIPPSSSGSISLGLDSSTPVVSDASVMGTNKSSSSKLHGQYGSLSGGGGSSTSTSSGSSKHHHSKRSSGHQHHHHHSQQQHQHTKMDHYDYEDASKAVGSYASTTTTHSQISSKDVNSKSSNSNYYGNTTEQSSHHASSSGSHLPQHVSHHHPSSSSSSSTSSSSSKHSSIPAPIIPPVVEEPKPAPIPDVYGSYGQYQSSGYYGTSSASSQQASSQFGVPTSVATSVGSSAGYYGYERSQQSSRKETKESSSADRRAADAAAAAAAAAAAAAATAASTTSGLGAYGAGLAPPQSSYPNLDPATGMMNYSACQYALPTATASSASYGAALRAAAASSYPPSAAAAYSSPYNNVQPYDTAADYGRAAAAAAASGMYSAFHRPEPHFASPSDLGSFLPSLGPPPPSAASSFALSSARSPHSSGAGSAASQSSSASVPPVPAVPPPPPPPNYYGQNVYGYGRTGYGATDAYASSYAASAASFNPFLMHPSLSQGHHPYGLSPASSSASSSCPPGPGQPQ from the coding sequence ATGCAACACCAACAGCAGCATCTTCATCAACCTCAAATTACGAGTCAGCAAATTCCTAATGCACAGCAAGTGAGCAGTCAGCCACCAATAAGCTCTCAGCAGCAAGTGAACACCCAGCAGCAGATGCCCAACCCTCAGCAAATAGCCAGCCAGCAGCAAATCCCTGGTCAGCAACAGATCACCAGTCAGCAACAGATATCTGGCCAGCAACAGATCTCCGGCCAGCAACAGATCTCCAGCCAGCAACAGATCTCTGGCCAGCAGCAAATTGCCAGCCAACAACCACTCTCTGGACAGCAGCAGATTCCCACTCAACAGCAAATGTCCAATCAGCAGCACATCAGTAATCAGCAGCAGATGAACAGCTTACAGAGGCAACAGCCACAGATTAATAGTCAGCAGCAACAGATGGCTAGCCAGCAGCAACTAAACCAAGAATCTACATCATCATCGTCTTCATCATCATGGGGGCATGTTAATGTTTTGCAGGGAGTTCAACCAGACTCCACCAGATCAAGTTCAGGCAGTGCTGAGCGTTCACCAATAGCAAAATCCCCTGCTTCTGCTCCTGCACCTACTCCGCCTTCATCAGTGGCTCCTCCTATCCCAGTTCAAAGCAGTCAGCCTTCACTGTCATCAAAGCCATATTATCATCCTCAAATGAGTCGGGAAACTACTCCCAGTGTTCCAGCCTCTTCACAGCCCCCACCAACTTCATCCCATCCTCCCACCCCTACAACCTCCAGCAATAGTATGTCTGTTGATGGTAATGCTGGGTATTATGGATCTGATAGTCAGATGATGCTTAGTACCCCTGCATCACTATATTCAAGTTCAAGACAGCAGCAAACACCACAGCAACCTAGTAGTTACCCTAAGCAGGAGTTTGTACCTCCAGATTACCATCACAGTCATAGTCAGCAGCACCCAATGCCAGGATCTCATTTGCATCCTTCTGGTATCAAAGCAGAAATGCTAGGGCCTTATGGAAAGGAACCAATGCCTGCAAGTGGAGAAATGGGGCTTAGCATGGGATACATGTATGGCACACCTGGGAGTGTAGATAGTATGACTGGCCTCCCAGTTCCTAGTAGCATGGATCCAAAGGGAAGCTTGTATTCTCTGGGTGCCTCAGGAGGTTCAATGCATTTACCCAAGCCCTCTGATCTCAAATCTACCAGAGGATACAGCCCAATAAGTTCTGCTGAATCCAAAATACATCCATATGGGAAATTAGAGCCATCATCTCAACAGCAGCATATTCCTCCTTCAAGCAGTGGCTCTATATCCCTTGGATTAGACTCATCTACACCAGTAGTTTCTGATGCCAGTGTAATGGGCACAAACAAAAGTTCTAGTTCAAAATTGCATGGTCAGTATGGTTCATTGAGTGGAGGTGGAGGTAGTAGTACAAGTACTAGTAGTGGGAGCAGTAAGCATCATCATTCTAAGCGAAGTAGTGGGcatcagcatcatcatcatcattctcaGCAGCAACACCAGCATACGAAAATGGATCATTATGATTATGAAGATGCATCCAAAGCTGTGGGAAGTTAtgcctccaccaccaccacccattCCCAGATATCTAGTAAGGATGTAAATTCAAAGTCAAGCAACAGCAACTATTATGGTAACACTACTGAACAAAGTTCCCATCATGCTAGCAGCAGTGGCAGTCACCTGCCACAGCATGTTAGTCATCATCATCCATCATCTTCGTCTTCATCTTCAACATCCTCATCTTCATCTAAACACTCAAGTATCCCTGCTCCCATTATTCCTCCAGTAGTTGAAGAGCCAAAACCAGCCCCTATACCAGATGTTTATGGATCTTATGGTCAATATCAAAGCTCTGGCTATTATGGCACCAGCTCTGCAAGTTCCCAGCAGGCATCTTCTCAGTTTGGTGTTCCAACATCAGTGGCCACAAGTGTAGGGTCTTCAGCTGGTTATTATGGATATGAGAGAAGTCAGCAGTCATCTAGAAAGGAGACAAAGGAGTCCAGCAGTGCAGACAGAAGAGCTGCTGATGCTGCTGCGGCAGCAGCTGCAGCAGCAGCCGCAGCTGCTGCCACAGCGGCATCTACTACTAGTGGACTTGGGGCATATGGAGCAGGCCTTGCCCCTCCTCAATCTTCATATCCAAACTTGGATCCTGCCACTGGCATGATGAATTATTCTGCGTGCCAGTATGCTCTTCCAACAGCCACTGCATCAAGTGCTAGTTATGGAGCAGCATTAAGGGCTGCAGCTGCATCATCTTATCCTCCTTCAGCTGCCGCTGCATACTCATCACCATACAATAATGTTCAGCCATATGATACTGCTGCGGACTATGGCAGAGCAgcagctgctgctgctgcttctGGTATGTACAGTGCTTTCCACCGGCCTGAACCTCATTTTGCTTCCCCATCTGACTTAGGATCATTCCTTCCATCACTTGGCCCTCCCCCTCCTTCTGCTGCATCTTCATTTGCGCTATCATCAGCAAGGTCTCCTCATTCGAGTGGAGCTGGCTCTGCGGCGTCTCAGTCATCATCGGCGTCAGTTCCCCCAGTGCCAGCtgttccccctcctcctcctccaccgaACTACTATGGCCAGAATGTTTACGGATATGGGCGGACAGGATATGGCGCCACGGATGCTTATGCTAGCTCTTATGCTGCATCGGCTGCATCCTTCAACCCTTTTCTCATGCATCCATCCCTGTCCCAAGGCCATCACCCTTATGGTCTAAGTCCAGCTTCATCCTCTGCCTCCTCATCATGCCCTCCTGGTCCTGGGCAGCCCCAGTAG